Proteins from one Telopea speciosissima isolate NSW1024214 ecotype Mountain lineage chromosome 1, Tspe_v1, whole genome shotgun sequence genomic window:
- the LOC122646176 gene encoding lysosomal beta glucosidase-like, whose translation MARFFIPSMGLLFLCCWATMAGAEYLKYKDPKQPLNIRIKDLMSRMTLEEKIGQMTQIERSVASADVMKKYFIGSVLSGGGSVPATEASPETWINMVNEFQSGSLSTRLGIPMIYGIDAVHGHNNVYKATIFPHNVGLGVTRDPELVKKIGAATALEVRATGIQYAFAPCIAVCRDPRWGRCYESYSEDPKIVQAMTEIIPGLQGDIPANSRKGVPFVAGRDKIAVCAKHYVGDGGTTNGINENNTVIDWHGLLSIHMPGYYNAIIKGVSTVMISYSSWNGVKMHSNRDLITGFLKGKLRFRGFVISDWQGIDRITSPAGANYSYSVQTGIHAGIDMIMVPYNYTDFIDDLTFQVKNNIIPISRIDDAVSRILKVKFIMGLFENPLADDSLVKQLGSQEHRELAREAVRKSLVLLKNGENADSPLLPLSKKAGTILVAGSHADNLGDQCGGWTITWQGLEGNNLTVGTTILKAIKNTVDPSTQIIYEENPDRTFVSSNKFSYAIVVVGEPPYAETFGDSLNLTLPDTDLSTITNVCGAVKCVVVIISGRPVVIQPYVERMDALVAAWLPGTEGQGVADVLFGDYGFTGKLARTWFKTVDQLPMNVGDSHYDPLFPFGFGLTTEPVKAN comes from the exons ATGGCGAGATTTTTCATCCCCTCAATGGGGCTTCTGTTTTTATGCTGCTGGGCAACCATGGCTGGGGCTGAGTATTTGAAGTATAAGGACCCTAAACAGCCCTTAAATATTCGGATCAAGGATCTGATGAGCAGAATGACTTTAGAGGAAAAGATTGGCCAAATGACGCAGATTGAACGAAGCGTAGCATCGGCTGATGTAATGAAGAAGTACTTCATTG GGAGTGTGTTGAGCGGTGGAGGGAGTGTACCAGCCACTGAAGCTTCTCCAGAGACTTGGATTAATATGGTGAATGAATTCCAGAGCGGTTCACTGTCGACTCGTCTTGGGATTCCAATGATCTATGGAATCGATGCTGTTCATGGCCACAACAATGTCTACAAGGCAACAATCTTTCCGCACAATGTTGGTCTTGGGGTTACCAG GGACCCTGAACTAGTAAAGAAGATTGGAGCTGCAACTGCTCTTGAAGTTAGAGCAACTGGCATTCAATACGCTTTTGCTCCTTGTATAGCG GTATGCAGGGATCCTAGATGGGGCCGTTGTTATGAAAGCTACAGTGAAGACCCCAAGATCGTTCAAGCAATGACAGAGATTATACCTGGTTTACAAGGAGATATCCCAGCAAATTCTAGAAAGGGTGTTCCATTTGTTGCTGGAAG AGACAAAATTGCTGTTTGTGCTAAGCACTATGTGGGTGATGGTGGCACAACCAACGGCATCAATGAGAACAATACTGTCATCGATTGGCATGGATTGCTTAGCATCCACATGCCAGGATATTACAATGCAATCATCAAAGGTGTCTCAACGGTCATGATCTCTTACTCAAGCTGGAACGGGGTGAAGATGCATTCTAACCGTGATCTTATCACGGGCTTCCTCAAGGGCAAACTCCGTTTCAGG GGTTTTGTCATCTCAGATTGGCAGGGTATTGACAGAATTACATCTCCAGCAGGTGCTAACTACTCATATTCTGTTCAAACTGGAATTCATGCAGGCATTGACATG ATCATGGTACCATACAACTATACGGACTTCATTGATGATCTGACCTTCCAGGTGAAGAACAACATCATACCCATTAGTCGGATTGATGATGCTGTGAGCAGGATTTTAAAGGTTAAGTTTATTATGGGTCTTTTTGAGAATCCATTGGCTGATGATAGCTTGGTTAAGCAGCTCGGAAGTCAG GAGCACAGAGAACTGGCAAGAGAAGCAGTAAGAAAATCACTTGTTCTTCTGAAGAATGGAGAAAATGCTGATAGTCCACTGCTACCCCTTTCCAAAAAGGCAGGCACGATTCTTGTTGCCGGAAGCCATGCAGATAACCTGGGCGATCAGTGTGGTGGGTGGACTATCACATGGCAAGGCCTCGAAGGAAATAACCTCACAGTTG GAACCACAATCCTCAAGGCAATCAAGAACACTGTTGACCCATCTACCCAAATCATCTACGAAGAGAACCCTGACAGAACCTTTGTCAGTTCCAACAAATTTTCCTATGCCATTGTTGTTGTGGGTGAACCCCCATATGCAGAGACATTTGGTGACAGCTTAAACCTTACACTTCCCGACACCGATCTAAGTACCATCACCAATGTATGTGGTGCTGTCAAGTGCGTTGTTGTTATCATTTCTGGCCGTCCTGTAGTGATCCAGCCCTACGTTGAGAGAATGGATGCTCTTGTGGCTGCTTGGCTCCCAGGAACAGAAGGGCAAGGTGTAGCTGATGTTCTCTTTGGTGATTATGGGTTCACTGGTAAACTTGCACGTACTTGGTTCAAGACTGTTGACCAGCTCCCGATGAACGTCGGTGATTCACATTATGATCCGCTCTTCCCATTTGGGTTTGGACTTACAACTGAACCTGTGAAGGCAAACTAG
- the LOC122646190 gene encoding protein IQ-DOMAIN 29-like isoform X2 produces the protein MEVTAAHSDSLEGCGRRISVRRDFPSGCGRKTLLTGKLPRKGISAPRNFPPGCGREKVLDEDPPTIGLKENIFKEMTDKVEVEPEEDVGKEEQFQVRTASGGNLELEYPQQTSVRLDRESNLYQPKSKSQSAIKDIEGNVGSLKRKLGKESVERCKKSSKRAIPGESVDENDAISKCHRHQSIGLTSSGNKVPWQPSRAALNFVRIHGEHSPRSNLGSSSSRDNMKKHELMVKKTALAPSNNRVIVQALMAAPNCPWRQGRQKIKHNLTHN, from the coding sequence ATGGAGGTCACTGCTGCACATAGTGATTCCCTTGAGGGCTGTGGGAGAAGAATCTCTGTCCGCCGAGATTTCCCTTCAGGTTGTGGGAGAAAAACCCTATTAACTGGAAAACTTCCAAGGAAAGGAATCTCAGCTCCCCGAAATTTTCCCCCAGGttgtggaagagagaaagttCTTGATGAGGATCCTCCCACTATTGgattgaaagaaaatattttcaaagaAATGACGGACAAAGTTGAAGTAGAACCTGAGGAGGATGTTGGAAAAGAAGAGCAATTTCAAGTCAGAACAGCTTCTGGTGGTAATTTGGAACTGGAATATCCCCAACAAACTAGTGTTAGGCTTGACCGGGAGAGTAATTTGTATCAGCCAAAGTCTAAGTCCCAGTCAGCCATTAAAGATATTGAAGGAAATGTTGGAAGTTTGAAAAGAAAACTGGGGAAGGAAAGCGTGGAACGCTGCAAGAAGAGTTCTAAGAGAGCTATTCCTGGGGAGTCTGTAGATGAAAATGATGCTATTAGTAAATGTCATAGACATCAATCCATTGGTTTAACTTCTTCAGGTAACAAGGTTCCTTGGCAGCCTTCGAGGGCTGCACTAAACTTTGTAAGGATACATGGGGAACACAGCCCAAGATCTAACCTGGGCAGTAGTTCAAGTAGAGACAATATGAAGAAGCATGAACTCATGGTGAAGAAAACTGCTTTGGCTCCTTCAAATAACAGGGTGATTGTGCAAGCTCTGATGGCTGCACCAAACTGTCCATGGAGGCAGGGAAGACAGAAAATTAAACATAATCTGACTCACAATTAG
- the LOC122646190 gene encoding protein IQ-DOMAIN 29-like isoform X1: MLSRSSCQSLLVKREMEVTAAHSDSLEGCGRRISVRRDFPSGCGRKTLLTGKLPRKGISAPRNFPPGCGREKVLDEDPPTIGLKENIFKEMTDKVEVEPEEDVGKEEQFQVRTASGGNLELEYPQQTSVRLDRESNLYQPKSKSQSAIKDIEGNVGSLKRKLGKESVERCKKSSKRAIPGESVDENDAISKCHRHQSIGLTSSGNKVPWQPSRAALNFVRIHGEHSPRSNLGSSSSRDNMKKHELMVKKTALAPSNNRVIVQALMAAPNCPWRQGRQKIKHNLTHN, translated from the exons ATGTTATCAAGATCCAGTTGCCAATCTCTCCTAGTGAAACG TGAAATGGAGGTCACTGCTGCACATAGTGATTCCCTTGAGGGCTGTGGGAGAAGAATCTCTGTCCGCCGAGATTTCCCTTCAGGTTGTGGGAGAAAAACCCTATTAACTGGAAAACTTCCAAGGAAAGGAATCTCAGCTCCCCGAAATTTTCCCCCAGGttgtggaagagagaaagttCTTGATGAGGATCCTCCCACTATTGgattgaaagaaaatattttcaaagaAATGACGGACAAAGTTGAAGTAGAACCTGAGGAGGATGTTGGAAAAGAAGAGCAATTTCAAGTCAGAACAGCTTCTGGTGGTAATTTGGAACTGGAATATCCCCAACAAACTAGTGTTAGGCTTGACCGGGAGAGTAATTTGTATCAGCCAAAGTCTAAGTCCCAGTCAGCCATTAAAGATATTGAAGGAAATGTTGGAAGTTTGAAAAGAAAACTGGGGAAGGAAAGCGTGGAACGCTGCAAGAAGAGTTCTAAGAGAGCTATTCCTGGGGAGTCTGTAGATGAAAATGATGCTATTAGTAAATGTCATAGACATCAATCCATTGGTTTAACTTCTTCAGGTAACAAGGTTCCTTGGCAGCCTTCGAGGGCTGCACTAAACTTTGTAAGGATACATGGGGAACACAGCCCAAGATCTAACCTGGGCAGTAGTTCAAGTAGAGACAATATGAAGAAGCATGAACTCATGGTGAAGAAAACTGCTTTGGCTCCTTCAAATAACAGGGTGATTGTGCAAGCTCTGATGGCTGCACCAAACTGTCCATGGAGGCAGGGAAGACAGAAAATTAAACATAATCTGACTCACAATTAG